A region of Cellulophaga sp. RHA19 DNA encodes the following proteins:
- a CDS encoding serine hydrolase domain-containing protein, translating to MKISLIILTFILLTSCQTNGQGKMENHAKLTSKIDSIISENKFNGVISISTDSIDIYSKSFGFSDLENKTKIDIKDQFVIGSISKQITAVLILREYEKGKIGLNDTIGKYLTEISQPWAKLVTIHQLLTHTHGITDLDKPLEFKEGSQFHYSQLGYELLAQILQKVTRKTFRGLSTELFDKYGLKNTFHPKNKVYKNLVKGYEENENGILEFTKNSLYNFVAAGSFISNLEDLKRWNQLLFSEKLVKKETLELMKTKYATRIHPIFETVEYGYGLLFKDGEQNIQIGALGYAPGFVSACYYYPQTNLNLVVLENTANNLNDFKKTFIVHTEIMELIRKRTPNNGYN from the coding sequence ATGAAAATCAGTTTAATAATTTTGACTTTTATCCTTTTAACTTCTTGCCAAACAAATGGACAAGGAAAAATGGAAAACCACGCGAAATTGACTTCAAAAATCGACTCAATAATTAGCGAAAATAAATTTAACGGTGTTATTTCTATTTCAACCGATTCAATTGACATTTATTCGAAATCGTTTGGATTTTCGGATTTAGAAAATAAAACAAAGATTGATATAAAGGACCAGTTCGTCATTGGCTCAATAAGTAAACAAATTACTGCTGTTTTGATTTTAAGAGAATACGAGAAAGGTAAAATTGGATTAAATGACACGATTGGTAAGTATCTGACCGAAATCAGTCAACCTTGGGCTAAACTCGTAACAATTCACCAGCTTCTCACTCATACGCACGGAATTACGGATTTAGATAAACCTTTGGAATTTAAAGAAGGTTCACAATTTCACTACTCGCAATTGGGATATGAATTACTCGCACAAATTCTTCAAAAAGTTACAAGAAAGACTTTTAGAGGTTTATCTACAGAGTTATTTGATAAATATGGATTAAAAAACACTTTTCACCCCAAAAATAAAGTATATAAGAACCTTGTTAAAGGCTACGAAGAAAATGAAAATGGGATTTTAGAATTTACCAAAAATAGCTTGTACAACTTTGTGGCGGCAGGTTCATTTATCTCAAATCTTGAGGACTTAAAAAGATGGAATCAATTACTATTCTCTGAGAAACTGGTCAAAAAAGAAACATTGGAGTTAATGAAAACTAAATATGCCACTCGAATTCATCCTATTTTTGAAACTGTAGAATATGGATATGGCTTATTATTTAAAGATGGCGAACAAAACATTCAGATTGGAGCATTAGGTTATGCACCAGGGTTTGTTTCCGCTTGCTACTATTATCCTCAAACAAATCTAAATCTCGTTGTATTGGAAAATACTGCAAATAACTTGAACGATTTCAAAAAGACATTTATAGTGCATACTGAAATAATGGAATTAATAAGAAAACGAACGCCCAACAATGGCTATAATTAA
- a CDS encoding RDD family protein, translating to MENEFAKVMSERTDEELIKIITVERGSYNPTAIEAADAEVEKRNIDTSEFEKIREKTTAEKEQKEKVDSNVVGSGIRFVNFLIDFIVWLILAFIISFIIGLFVQPTDQGMISLIGYILIFGTFIAYYAIMEIKFKKTIGKFVTKTKVVKMNGEKPTDGDIITRTFCRLIPFDRLSFLFVKNGIHDFLSKTKVVKDNVE from the coding sequence ATGGAAAACGAATTTGCGAAAGTAATGTCCGAAAGGACGGATGAAGAATTAATAAAAATTATAACAGTAGAAAGAGGAAGCTATAATCCGACTGCAATCGAAGCAGCGGATGCAGAAGTTGAAAAGCGGAATATCGACACATCTGAATTCGAAAAAATCCGAGAAAAAACAACAGCGGAAAAAGAACAAAAAGAAAAAGTGGACTCGAATGTTGTTGGTTCGGGAATACGCTTTGTGAATTTCCTAATCGACTTTATAGTTTGGTTGATTTTAGCATTTATCATTAGTTTTATAATCGGACTTTTTGTACAACCGACTGACCAAGGAATGATTTCTCTAATTGGTTATATTTTAATTTTTGGAACTTTTATAGCTTACTATGCGATAATGGAAATTAAATTTAAAAAAACAATCGGAAAGTTTGTAACCAAAACAAAAGTTGTGAAAATGAACGGAGAAAAACCGACTGATGGAGATATAATAACTCGTACTTTTTGTCGACTAATTCCATTTGACCGACTTTCGTTTCTATTTGTTAAAAACGGAATTCACGACTTTTTATCGAAAACCAAAGTTGTAAAAGACAATGTGGAATAA